Part of the Kryptolebias marmoratus isolate JLee-2015 linkage group LG20, ASM164957v2, whole genome shotgun sequence genome, attcagtcatttattaagaataattttattaaaccatCTGGTTTTATTCATGCAGTCTTCCTTCATCAAATTCAGTTAGTTTTATAAGCTTATTATTGTAGTTCTGTTGcccatttttctctgtttttgtgctctTAGGCTATTTCATTGCGGGACTCCATGGCCAAATCTTTATACGGGGCTCTGTTTGACTGGATCATCCTTCACATCAACCATGCAATGCTCATCATACGAGACGTAGAGGAGTCCGTTTCAGTGAGTCATGTGGTTCAGTTCAGTTAAAACCATCTTTACTGCTGCATTTATGaaaatttagtttcatttttttatcttattaagAACTTTCAGCAAATTTTGAACACTTAATGTGGATCTTTCCTTACATGATAACCATTCagtaggtgtttttttttttttttttaaaaagaactttgttctgtttttagtgtttgtcCATCGGTGTCCTGGACATGTTTGGGTTCGAGAACCTCCAGACAAACCGTTTTGAGCAGCTGTGCATCAACTACACCAACGAGAAACTGCAGTGTTACATCAATCAGAAAATCTTCAAATATGAGCAAGtaggttaataaaaaaaaaaaacgcctttttcatttttaaagtcactaTTTGCATGAGACACCTGATAGTTGTTACTGCAGGTGCACTCACAGAATAAAGATTTCCATCCTAAAGTTTGGTCCAATGTCTTTTAGAAATTAggaatttaaaaagtactttgCGGTTGATCGAGATCAACACTTTTGTGATTATTTGTTTgccattttattaaatttcagGAAGATTACGTGTCAGAAGGTATAACCTGGCAACACATCGACTTTACTGACAACCACGGCTGCGTTCAGCTGATCAGCAGCAAGTCTGTGGGACTTTTCACTTTGCTGAATGAGGAGAGCAAGTAAGTAAACTGTGACGCTTTATAATTAAGAGAACAAATATAGTATAGGTATGAGGAGTCATGAGGCATATTCTGCttgtatgaataaaaacaaaagattgtaGTTTTAGCAGGTGAGTTAAACTGCTGGATTGGATTTTAGGATCTTTATTTCAGCTCTTAATCTGCTCCAGGAGGGATTTAATAAACACTAAAGAGTCCCAAacgaaacaaaaataatcactcTGAAACTGAAATCACGGCTCAACAGCAGGATTTCAACCAGCTTCTCTTTTCTGGGTCACTGGGAGCTGGTTTCTaactccagccatcactgtgcgagagacaGGGGACAGGAggacgccctggacaggtcacaagtccatcacagggacacatggagacaaacgagacaaacaaccattcacactctcactcacaccgagggacaattttagagttatcaatgaacctaacatggatgtttctggtctgtgggaggaaaccggagcacccagagtaaacccacatgagcattcagtgtttatttgtgtgtttttgttttttttttctgttgtgggTGATAGGAGGAATCTGATTGTCTGTCCCTCTTTTTAAAGACTCCCTCAGGCCTCAGATGAAACCATGTTGAACGAGTTcaagcagcagcatcagaacAACCCGTTCTTTGTCGCGTCTCCAAGAAGAGAGCCGACCTTTGCGATCCGACACTACGCCGAGAGAGTAAAATATCATGTCAAGGTAAAGTTGTCTCATCGATATTTAAAAgccctaaaaaaataaattcccCCTTTGTTCAGCTGTGTTAGTTTAACACCTCGCAGCAGATAAGAcagcacagagaaaaaaatccaaaaaatcTCCAAGTGAATGATTAATTCCTACTGTGGAGCTACACAGACATTTATTATTGCAAATCCATGTCATggaactttgttttctttgtttaatagTTGCAACACGATGGCATTTGTCATGTAATTGTgcttaaatgttttacatttattttaggatttcataaagaaaaacacagagcacATGCGTCCTGACGTCGTATCTCTTCTCCGGAGCAGTGAGCGCTCGTTCCTGCACCACCTGGTCTCCTCCAGCCCAGAAGCTCTGTTCCGATGGGGCGTCCTCCGAGCCACCATCCGCATCATCTCCGTGTTCAAGGAAATGGCACGGCAGCGGGCAGAACTGAGTGGGTGGACTTAGTTTCGTTCTTGCTTGTGGCTAGATCGTTTTGTAATTGTTGCTTTATGACGAATGAAATGCCGTACGGCCTTTTCAGAATGACTGTCAGCCTCtttatgtaaaagaaaagttttgatAAAAAGATATGTCTCGTCTTCACAGTTGCTGCAAGAAGGTCACGCAAGTCACTGAAAGACCTGAAGCGACGCAGCAATCCTATAGACAGACTATCAAGGTTACTACTACATACCTCAcctttttaaagcatgttttatgaataataaaaagtaaagaaatagcttccttttttctttactcttaCAGTAACAGTTCGACTCTGGATTTCTCCTTCGATCATGCCGATGAGCAACCACTCGATTTATTTGGGGACATTTTTACCAGTTATGAACAGATAAAGTGTGTAAactgtttacagtttgtaaaaaatgAATGTCATGAAaccctttttatgtttggagAGTTcaatgatttgtgaaaccttttttatttttatgttttctgcagGAGAAATAGAGGCAGTCGACGCAAGCAGGTCATCCCAAAGGTAAATTTGTgttgaagtgtatttttttaagaagaaacaCTTAATATAATCTGTAATCTACATCCTAAAGTGCTTCTGTTTTTGAAGTGGAGAATCTAATGGCTTATGTTTACATTGTATTAAACAGAACCTCGTAAATTTACGTTCGCTTCAACACATCGTTGGTCTCGCGGAGCACGACAGGACCAGCAAATCCATCTTCCATCCTCAAAGGCAGAAAAAGCCTCCTACAGTCAGCGCTCAGTTTCAGGTTTGTCTGTGAATTCTAGTTATATTTCCTCATATGCTTTGTTTTACCCTCCTCTATTTTTCTATGAATGTCTGAAACGACCCGTGAGAATCAGAAAAGtttgatatattaaaaaaaatgcatctgtcTCACAGACCTCCCTCAGAAAGCTGATGCACACCATTGAAAAAGCAGAGCCgttcttcattttctgtttgcgCTCCAATGCAGAAAAGGTAATGTCATCTGTGACATCTGCAGCACCACGTTGCTGATGATttagatctttttgtttttttctttttcaagcaTGCATGTTGAACTAGAAGAGACAGATGATGggaatgttttgcttttgtagAAAGAGCTGTTCTTTGACGACGAAGTTGTGCGGAAGCAAATCGAGTACATGGGCATGCTGCAGATGGTTCTGATGCAGAAGTCTGGTTATAGAGCTAAATACACATTTCAGGTTGGTGGTTGGTTAGAAAATCTGCAAGTACAACTTATTGAGTTCTCTGTCTGCCATCTGTAACAATTTTTACTTCTGTTCTCTGGTAATATCTCCCCCTTTCATGACAGGAATTTGGTCAAACGTTTTGGATTTTGCTTCCAAAAGAAGCGCCTGGATCTCCGAAGCACATAATTACACTGTTTGAGAGGATGGGTTTGGATAAGTCCACCTACCAAATAGGGAAAACCAAGGTTAACCATCATATCTTTTTCTAAACAATAATGCACATACCCGTGTTTTGTTTAATCGCTCTGTTAGACCAGTGgtgcccagtcctggtcctgcaggatttagttgtttctctgctgttcagcaagtcttcaagttctgcagaagtctgttaaccactcagtcattcagatcaggggtgtcaaagcagagaaatatctaaaacatgcaggatagtgaccctcaaggaccaggattgggcaccacttTGTTAAACTTTGgattcaaacattaaaatgactcaggaattttgttttaatcttatcTTTAGCTCTAGAATGAATATTTTAGTGGAATTATATCATAAAATAGCATCATAAATCAGATAATCTTGTCACTTGtttataaatattcaaaatagAAGACTTGGCTCTAaaatttaactgtttgtttgtttcaacctttgatgttttcaggtttttctcaAAGAAAAGGAACGACAGTTGCTTCTGGTCACTCTGAACACAGAAGTGATGCGTCGCATCGTCACCCTGCAGCGCTGGTTTCGCTGTTGCCTCATAAGGTCGCACTTTCTGCAAAAGAAAGACGCCACGAAGATCATTCAGGTGCGATTTGTTGTTTCCCTAACTGTCGTACGCTAAAGCTGGTACCATCTCAGCTGGGATAAATAATCAACTcaatgaaataaataacaaataactcacaatctaaaaataaaaaggaagtaaGACTGAAACATTGTGATCAGTTTGACTTTAGAGCATCAGTCAACAGAAGCCGTTCATGCTCttttatgttttcctgtttattgcaCAAAACAGATCTCAAATGAGTGTAAAGgcataataaaagaataaatctaAGAGTCTTTTTGGTGTTTCAGAGGTGCTGGCGGGAGTTTCACGAGAAGCAAAACTGGGCTGCGATGGTGATCCAAACAGCGTGGCGTACCAGTTCCTTGAGAAAGTCAAAACAAGACCAAAAGAAGTTGGATGAAAATGGCCCCAACGCTCAATCCACAGTCAGGTGAATATACTGTAACTGAGATCCTGCTTACAGTGTTGAAACACTGGCGCTGAATGAACAAGAAAAATCTCTGCATATTATGAAAATAGAGGCAGATCAGCCATTGAATTTCTCCGGGCGTGTCTAACTGTCTGTGTGtaggtaaaatatttttaaaagacaatgtTACGAGTCAGTAAATCATTTTTAAGACATGATGGTAAAGAGCAGTTAAGTAAGCAGATTTGGGAAGGAAATCTTTGCTCCACAATAGATGTGTCCACCTTCTGTTTATAAATATACTTTATCAAATTTCCATATTATAAGTGGAGTAATATTCTGGTGCCCTCTGGTGGCAGAAAGGAgtatttctgctcttttaatttttttttttttctcttgttgttgttgggaTGTAATCACAGCGATTCCTGAACTCCTCAGCTTCTAACCCACAAAACAACAGTGGCAGAGATTTGTGACACTTCTGATTGACAAATATTACTATTAGGCCAAATAAACAAGACCATAATGACATTCATTAGACTATTTTCATCCATTTATAACTACACTTTTCATCTCTTGGAACAACTAAGGCAAAAATCTGTTCTtagcaattatttttaaaggtgaTTTCATTTCTGGAAATTGTTTCAGGTCCTCAAACttgatgtatgttttttttttaaatcagcctcAATGATAAGTGGTTTTAATAAGACTACAGAGACAATAATAGGCATCATTGCTATGTGATTTTGCATAAcgttaaaataatttcttgatcattcaagatggcttttCAGGccctttttaatttgaaagatgATTGTTTGTCACTTTCCTCTCGAGTTTTAGTaattggacagttcttaacttAATTGCTTAGTTCAATTTATgcaattgttgttgttttatattccTGCCAGGCTTTGTGGGAAAAGCTATAATTGGTCTCTTATCGAACCACAGTTGTTGTCAGTATTTTTCTTCTACGGGTCAAGTTCCAGTTGTAGTCgtctgatttattgtttttgttgttgttgttattttgtattttctatcAGCTTGAATAAGAAACATTTGAGGAGGCAGGGCAATCTTGACCGGAGCGCCAACAGCCCGTCCACACAGGAGGACGGAAGCAAGGACACAGGAGCGCCACTCGTCCTCAGCAGACCCTTCTCTGTCCCACTAGACCTTCGAGCTGGCAGCAATCAACCCACCTCTACGAGCATCCAACACTTCGCAGACGTAGAAACCCTGAAGTGGAAGACTGAGATTTGGAGGGGAAACCTTAGTGAATGTGATCTGACAGACGAATCGAGTCCTGAAGTTCAGCGGCGAGACAAAAAGAGACACGactttttgtaagttttgcCATTTCTAGCTTTAGTAGTCGTTGTATATACAATAAGAAtatctttgtatttgtttctgatCAAATGTTTATGTTGCTTCTTAAAATGTACTTTTGGATTCTGTGCTTTAGTTTAGTCCCTCCTGAAGTCCATGTCTTTTATTTCACTATTAAATAGACGCTCAGGCAAGTCGAAGTCTGCTGATGAACTGTCCAAGACCAGCTCTTCTGAATCTGAATCCTCTCCCTCCACGGAGGTAATTTTGATCCTTATCTTATATTAAATAAAGCATATTTAAAATTGCGTAACCAGAATGTTGAATGATTCTCAATATTTCTTCCTACAGAgctattttcagttttgttcatgttataaatgtttgttaatgAAGGAGCCCTGTGTGTTCATTGCGATAAACTTCTATTACCCCTACAAAAACGTAAATTTAGGCCTCCTTCACATGAGTCCACGGAGGCATCCCAGTCTCTGCCTCATCACTTTCTCTGACCCTGTCAGGTCAGGGTTCGTCTTCgcaagcagaaaaaacacaagcgCCGCTTAGCCTACGCCCGCAGCGGTTTGATGGTTAATTTTGGGGCCTCCAAGGAAAGTGAGTACTGGAGCTTTCCGCTGCCTCCCATCAGCCCCTCTGTGCCCGGCCTGAAGAGCTCGGCCAGTAGCACGGATATCTGGGCCCAGAAATCCCAGGTCCAGGTACTGACCAATGGAAGTTTCTACCACCGTAGCCCTCCTTTGCTCAAGAGCCCTGCATGTGAACTTCCCAAGATTGTTTTTGGGACGTTTTGATTTCTGCTGCTCAGCTGAAGGTGACTTTAAAATGAGCTGTCGCTTTCAAACCGTGTGGAAATGTCTACGGCCATTTTCAGCGCTCATTTCTGATCTTTATTGTCTCTCCACCTAAACGAGCTTTGGGTCAGCAGGCACAGATAAGGCTCGCACAGGACAGcatgttataaataaaaccaaaatctaATCATAGCAGAGTCTGCATTTTAAAGGTATTACTTGACTTCCACTCATTCTGGAGCAGTTTGAACCATGACAAATTTTATGAATgcagttttgggtttttttgttgtttgtttttgttttgcttttaaggattacattttgacacattttttattattcatgatcactttttaacaatgttttgtgTATCTTAAGCTAATTTCCTAGAAATTACTAACTCAACCTCTGGTCATAGCAAAACTATTTATTAGACCCTATGATTATAGAAACTTAACTTTAAATATTGGTGATTGCTctgttcacatttttatttattatgattcTATTGACATATAAGAAATAACTCAAAATCCATACATTTTCCTATAAAGAtttactaattttatttttgtctgcacAAATAACACATTCATATGGATAGCATTGCATTTAACTGGTGGTAAGAGACGACTAACTGTGCATGATGAACTGTGCATGGTGGAGGACTGTCACTGCTGGGGTACtactttattacatttataGAGGGGGTGGTTTCTTGGTGGAAGAGCTGCAGGATGCTTTGGACAGAAATGGGTGCAGCAGGTGACATAAAGGACTCTGTCACTTGGAAAATTGGGGCCGcataattatttcttttactttgttttgtcgCTTTTCTTGTATTCTAACTCTCAGGTTTcgtttttctcttcttgttaTTGTTGCAGACATCGACAGAACATGATGGTTCAAGGCTCAGCCTCCCATCCAGGACCTACATCAAGGACGCAGGAGACCCAGCTTCTAACCAGTCACAAGTTACAACCCCTGATAGGTAAAATCATTTACTCAGTTCACTTATAAGGGGACTGGTTAGAAATTGAGCTTAACTTATCtgtaatttatatatattatctCTTCTGTAGGACTTGGTTTAGTAGATTTCTGAAGAAACGGACAGCGAAACATTCCCCGACCAATGACAGTCCATCAGATAAAACAGGTAACCAAAAAGTTTAAGGATTTTTgttgactgccacagctaactgactttaaaaaaaggctataactaaGTCAATTTCACAAAGAtctgagtcatccccaacacatactctgagaatgATAtcacacaatattgcatgagatcatgcctaaagttattttcaacatttcccCAAAACAGCCAGAAATTCATCATTTTCAGCATagaatgatcttagtttaaactaagataagaCAATATACAGTCCTTCAATGAATGTTTGGACTTTAGATTTTGTATGAAAATGTGTATTGTTTAAGTTATCATTTATATCTCGTATAATAATACGCAATCTGTTTATTCAACTAATACAATAACAGGTCTTGACGATTGAGCATGTCCTTTTATATTCAGCGTTACTGTCTTCAAATGTTCCATCTCATGTCCCGTGTTTACGACATTTCTCTGGTCGGTGTCTGCAGTAACATTGCCGAGCTACACGCCGCAATCTTACCAAACGCCGAATCAGAACAGTGGGAGGGGCACACGTAACCCAAACATCTGTATCAGCCGGGCCACACGAGCCCTGCAGGGGGGCGCGTCTCTGGACCGAGAGATCACCGACTCCAAGGAGCTACGACTCCTCGATGAGTTCCTCGGGAATAAGGTCTGTTGCTACTAggtcactaaaataaaataaaatcggATGAAtgtctgtgtttcctttttttattcgATTCTTCTtgaaaataagagtttaaaaagcacttttgtttataattttctCATGCTGTCACCAGGTGAATGATCttcaaacaagaacaaaagagCTGTCCCCAACAGAGACTATTTTCCTGACTTCCACTAAGGAGTTCAGAGAAACCATTAAAAGCATGTACCATATGCAGGTAAGACAATTTAAAACTTGGAGGAAAACCTATGGgtcaatttttaatttatttatttgtattttttggcCTCTAGTGGTTTTCCATTAGGTAATTTTAAgaaattgttgcttttaaaccGTACTACTAAAAGTGCTATTACCAAGCAAGAATCCATCTTTTCACAAACAGAACCCCCAAATTGGTTACAAAGACCTAATGAAGTGCTACCACAGCACAGTGAAAGCACTGGCAGGACCAACGTCGGAGGTCTCCCTGGTGGTCAACTTGTTCCAGTCTATGCTGGACGGCTTCATCAGAGGGGAAATAAAACGAGCGGATTCTGAACCCTCGAAGGTAGGTTTCATAAATCAAGTCATCGGTCGCTAACAGAGAGAATAACAGTGATTTGACTCGCTCGTGTAACTCGATTCTGCTTTCTTCCTGGCTGCTAAGATGACGAAGAAGAAacggaaaaaggaaaaatgtgtaAGTGAAATACCTTTTTATTAGGTTTCCTCATAAAGAATgaattatttgaatatttagcttttgtttaCTTACAGTTTGACAGCCCTCTGGATCACCTGTTCAGCACTTATCAAGTCAACATTATGCAGTCGTGTGACTTGTGTGGCTCCTACATCTGGGCGATGGAGAAAGCCTACATGTGTAGCGGTGAGTTTTAACAGGCCAGTGATCACGTACATGTAATATTAGCCAAGCTGATATGTAATTTATATGcgtatttatataaatatagtCAACTCTAATTCTATTCTTCTTCATTTTAGCTTGCAAGTTAATTTGCCACAAGAAATGTCTGAACAAAATCATCACAGATTGCTCAACGCGGCGCGCCAGCCAGGTGGGAACAGATCATTTTACgttaataagttgtttttttatcacttcTCAGAGCATTCTCTTTGTGTTCTCAGACATTCTGCTGAGATATTTCCCCcatcttgtctttttctttgcattagGATGTCAATTTACCAGGCTCCCTCCACTTTGGGGTGCAGGTGTGTGTCCTGACCAACAAAGACATCCCCGTGCCCAAAGTGATGGAGATGTTGCTGATGCATGTGGAGCTAAACGGCCTCTACACTGAAGGCATTTACCGCAAGTCGGGTTCAGCCTGCCAGGCGAGGGAGCTCCACCAGATTCTAGAGATCAGTAAGAAAATCTTCACCAGTTGCCAAtagttgatgccaaagttttaagcagagatGTGGCCCTCGGAGTATTTGTTGGAAAGGattctcatctactaccacaccaaattatagcacaaaatatttcaatttgACTGAGTTAGGGTCGTTTTTGGGGTCGTCTTGAACTGGATCGACCACAAAACTTGTAGATTCATGTCCAGTggttagtttctgagagttaaaatctgtccagtggtttgtgagataatTAAATAGAGATTCAggggttgatgccaacagttaattaTAATCATAAACTGAATGCACAGTATAAAATCATGTCAACCTCTaatgaaacagtttaaattacAGGTGTGATCTTGTTCCATCAGATCCTGCGGGAGCCATGTTGGATAACTTCCCCATCCACACCATCACAGGCCTCGTTAAACGTTGGTTCAGAGAGCTGCCCGATCCCCTCATGACATTTTCTCTCTACAACGACTTTCTGCAAGCTGCTGGTGAGAAAACATTaccctgttttttgttttttcattttatttttaagcatctAGGCTTGTGCTGCTTCCTGCAGAAGGCAAAATACATGAACATAAAAGTGTCCAGTAGTGTTGTATTTCTTTCCTCCTTCACCTGCAGAGCTGCCAGAGAGAGCTGAGCAAATAAGGGCTGTATACAAAAAGATCGATGAACTTCCTCCTGCTAATTACAACACTTTGGAGCGGCTAATCTTTCACCTTGTCAAGTAGGgagattccttttttttttttttgccttttttgaaGTGATAAAAGTCCCAAATGATGTTAACCAGTGTCTCCTTGTAGAGTTACAAAGGAAGAAAAGTACAATAAGATGACACCAAGCTCGCTTGCCATCGTGTTTGCCCCCTGCATCCTGCGGTCGCCTGACACTACCGACCCCTTCCTTTGCATGAAGGATGTGCCAAAAACTACCCTGTAAGTCCTCAATCTGCTCACTCTGTAACTATATAGTCTTccaagacatttatttattgcccTGTGATTGCTGGCAAAGCCTTGTTTAAAAGCTTATGTGTGTTTATATTAGActaatctttttgtttaaaagaaccATTTTGAGCAAATAAACTTTATATAGAGCCACAAAGTCTACCTGATtcttaaggggaaaaaaaacatgcttgtatCTTTATTTTCTGGTAAATTTGGAGAACCGCTACAGTACACTGTATGTCAGAAAGTTGCAGAAAATGGGCTTTTGGCTGAACGGCAAAACTGATCATTACGATTTAAGCATTTAGTGAAAGCTACTCGTAATACTGATATCATTGCGCTGCAGAAATTTAATGCACATATTGCAGAAAAAATGGACACGTAAACTTTCCTGttgttgatttaaatattaaagttactGATACAGATGGCAGACTCCCTGCACTTGTACAtccaaagtatttttaaacatacatcactgttttttgtttttttcttagctgTGTGGAGCTCCTGATCTGCGAGCAGTTAAGGCGTTACAACGAGAAGATGCAGAATATTCAGGAGCTGGAATACGCAGAGGCCCAAGCTgtcaaaaagctgaaactgacgAGACAAAACACGGTGAGAGTGGACCTGAAAGACTAAAGATTATAA contains:
- the myo9b gene encoding unconventional myosin-IXb isoform X2 — protein: MNTTCEAGIPKDEETRVVQVYPRLSQEPDTHCPLQVSIRDTASSVIHNTVVTLGLDSSLRYRLLEVREVGGQETALGEEECPLLRVLLWPPEAQRWHPCSHGYYFALQQQCNNGAKAETNKEDSDDLCNFSTVTEERVLEALRQRFYDHKIYTYISNILIAMNPNKVIPVYYNPKYIKMYEKQPLGKLSPHIFAVADVAFRAMLDKQANQCIIISGESGSGKTESSSYLIHCLTAISKRSCTSRSERTILGAGPVLEAFGNAKTAENNNSSRFGKFIQLNYLQTGVIRGAVIKKFLLEKDRLVSRDKTDRNYHVFYYLLMGASEDEREEFHLLKPRDYFYLNQDDLSSDDEEELQKEYKRLHQAMEMVGFLASTKKHIFSILSAILCLGNVTFTLSKETHLLEVGPEDVLSTLSDLLKVKKELLVNTLTKRKLVTAIATVVSQYTLQEAISLRDSMAKSLYGALFDWIILHINHAMLIIRDVEESVSCLSIGVLDMFGFENLQTNRFEQLCINYTNEKLQCYINQKIFKYEQEDYVSEGITWQHIDFTDNHGCVQLISSKSVGLFTLLNEESKLPQASDETMLNEFKQQHQNNPFFVASPRREPTFAIRHYAERVKYHVKDFIKKNTEHMRPDVVSLLRSSERSFLHHLVSSSPEALFRWGVLRATIRIISVFKEMARQRAELIAARRSRKSLKDLKRRSNPIDRLSSNSSTLDFSFDHADEQPLDLFGDIFTSYEQIKRNRGSRRKQVIPKNLVNLRSLQHIVGLAEHDRTSKSIFHPQRQKKPPTVSAQFQTSLRKLMHTIEKAEPFFIFCLRSNAEKKELFFDDEVVRKQIEYMGMLQMVLMQKSGYRAKYTFQEFGQTFWILLPKEAPGSPKHIITLFERMGLDKSTYQIGKTKVFLKEKERQLLLVTLNTEVMRRIVTLQRWFRCCLIRSHFLQKKDATKIIQRCWREFHEKQNWAAMVIQTAWRTSSLRKSKQDQKKLDENGPNAQSTVSLNKKHLRRQGNLDRSANSPSTQEDGSKDTGAPLVLSRPFSVPLDLRAGSNQPTSTSIQHFADVETLKWKTEIWRGNLSECDLTDESSPEVQRRDKKRHDFLRSGKSKSADELSKTSSSESESSPSTETSTEHDGSRLSLPSRTYIKDAGDPASNQSQVTTPDRTWFSRFLKKRTAKHSPTNDSPSDKTVTLPSYTPQSYQTPNQNSGRGTRNPNICISRATRALQGGASLDREITDSKELRLLDEFLGNKVNDLQTRTKELSPTETIFLTSTKEFRETIKSMYHMQNPQIGYKDLMKCYHSTVKALAGPTSEVSLVVNLFQSMLDGFIRGEIKRADSEPSKMTKKKRKKEKCFDSPLDHLFSTYQVNIMQSCDLCGSYIWAMEKAYMCSACKLICHKKCLNKIITDCSTRRASQDVNLPGSLHFGVQVCVLTNKDIPVPKVMEMLLMHVELNGLYTEGIYRKSGSACQARELHQILEINPAGAMLDNFPIHTITGLVKRWFRELPDPLMTFSLYNDFLQAAELPERAEQIRAVYKKIDELPPANYNTLERLIFHLVKVTKEEKYNKMTPSSLAIVFAPCILRSPDTTDPFLCMKDVPKTTLCVELLICEQLRRYNEKMQNIQELEYAEAQAVKKLKLTRQNTIAVNPSEPNDESSLIERIKSIKQEKVEVACGLTDMDHELSDSEIVDDSSSMSTESLDQLGSLESEGHLKTQKPDCPHKPADLAQRVRNVMVQTDTEQRGLTSGRSTNGTETAGQEASPSTSKPFNGSADDLDIPYIDEDED